ATTGGATTAACAATTTGAGCTGCTCTGTATGGCTACAGAGCACAGCAACACTACGTGGGCAGAGTTTGGCCTCATTTTTCAGTGTGATTGCCATTATCCACAGGATAGAGTGAGATGGGATAAGCAAAATAATCTAAAGCCTTTACTCTGGCTAATATATTCAAGCTACTTTCCAATAAATGTATACTTTCCAATAAATGTCTTCCAGAGTAGTTACAAGGTTTTAGACCTCATCTCTTTCTTTACCCCTTACCCCATGGTAGGGATCCTAGTGAATAATAAACAAGAACAGAGCAAAAGCCTAAATAATGCAGGCCACCTAGTCAATGCCCAGAATAGAGTGCTGGTTGTTTTGAGACCATTCTCTCCCTATTTGTTCCTAAGTTCTTGTCATATCTCCTCTTGATCACCAAGACTCCTTGGGAATTGCTTGTTGATTCTCATATTCAGAACAGGACATAGCAAAGGTAGTGGACTGATACACGCAAGCTTTTGCCCGCCCATCTTCCTGTCAGCAGTCTAGCTACTGTAACGTAGTTCCTCCCTCTTTACAGGTGAATGCCCTGGATGGTTACAACCGAACAGCCCTCCACTATGCAGCTGAGAAAGATGAGGCTTGTGTGGAGGTCCTCTTGGAGTATGGAGCAAACCCCAATGCACTGGATGGCAACCGAGACACCCCACTTCACTGGGCAGCCTTTAAGAACAATGCCGAGTGTGTGCGGGCCCTGCTAGAGAGCGGGGCCTCTGTCAATGCCCTGGATTATAACAATGATACCCCGCTCAGCTGGGCCGCCATGAAGGGAAATCTCGAGAGCGTTAGCATCCTTCTTGATTATGGTGCAGAGGTCAGAGTCATCAACCTAAAAGGCCAGACGCCCATCTCCCGCCTGGTGGCTCTGTTAGTTAGGGGACTCGGAACAGAGAAGGAAGACTCTTGCTTTGAGCTCCTCCACAGAGCTGTTGGACACTTTGAATTAAGGAAGAATGGCACCATGCCCCGCGAAGTAGCCAGAGACCAGCAGCTGTGTGAAAAACTGACTGTTCTGTGCTCAGCCCCAGGAACTCTAAAAACACTCTCTCGCTATGCTGTGCGCCGGAGTTTAGGACTCCAGTATCTGCCAGATGCAGTCAAGGGCCTCCCACTGCCAGCTTCTCTGAAGGAATACCTGTTACTTGTGGAATAGGCTGGAGGAGACATTTGCACCGTCACGCGGGCAACTCCGGCCGAGGTGTTTCCCTGCAGTACACTCTTTGTCTTGGAAAACAGGAAAAGCAGTCGTTCCTGTTGTGTGGTTTGTATTTAGAGGCAACGTGTCACAACAGTAACCTCCACACCATCTCCCCTCCCTAAACCaagcaaccaaacaaaaaaatccctcacttttgttttctgtttattgctTACTTGGCTTTTTATATTGCACCCTGCAAATGGAgaggcctcccccctcccctatAGGGAAAAAGTGCAACTAAACTCTAGGAAGATGAAAAGTATTTCAAGAATGTGTGTTTAGCTTTCCTTCGGGAACATGATTAACATTTCAGAAGCATCCCTCCAGAAGCATTGTAACTGGTCCATGAAGAAGTTTCAAACATCCCAGCCAAAGATGAAGATCCTCCAACCTCACAGGATGTGCAGACTCACAGTTGGGCTGGATGATGCCCTAAGGTGCGGCCACGGCACGGAGCGACCGGAGGGGACTGCCCCTCGCTCACCATCAGAGGAACCTGTACCTTTGGCCTCTTTTCCATGGGTGTGCCTGAGGCTTACGGTAGCTCAGCAATAGCATTGTCTTGCTGCTTTCCACATGGTAGAAGAGAGGTCCAAGCAGTCCTAAGAACTCCGTGTCCTCAGAACTTTTATCCTAACGCAGTTCTTTCTCTTGGTGAAAGCCAGTTTGCTCCATCGGGCTTGGCAGGTGTTTGAGCACCTTCGGTGAAGGTGTTTTACGCCAGCAGGAGACGATGGGCTGGGCCGCCTCTTCCCATGGGTCTTCTTCATTTCCTTGTAGGCAGCTCACTCTCCTAAGAGTTGGGAGTTACTTTCCTTTCAGTTGTTTTGGAAAGTTTGCTTTTTACTGATCTATACAAGATGTCAGGGGAGCGGAGGGTGCGGGGGACAAGCTCTGTAAGAGCTGCTTTTGCGATGGCCCGCCTACTCACCACAGAGCTGCTTTAGGGACCCATACTTAGCCAACAGTACTCTTCCTTTTCATGGTCCTAAACTAGATCAAGTCGTTACTGATCTTGGATGACCCAGATGCAATTttgaaaaaccttttttttcttttttaactgattggaaactacaaataaaaatgattggAATCTGCTGACACAGCTAATTTGAAAAACTATGTCTGCTTTTGCCCTTTTGCTGTTgctagagtttttttgttttttcttttattttttttcttttcttttattttttttgctcacttgaaaaaagagaaataaacacttCTAAAAGCAATTTTGGCAATTTCTACTATTCCTGCTTCTCTCCATGTTATTTAATCACTGGGAGTCCCATTGTCCATCACTCTGGAGCGGGGCTGCCATCACCCTCCTCATTAGCTAGTCTGAGGATGCCGTGACAAACAGTGCTTGATATTTATTGTGATTTCTCTTCCCCTTAAAGAACTGCCCAAAGAACATCTGGCTGCTTTAATTCTGGATTCTGACAAGCCGCCTCAGTTCCTGTTCAGAACCGTTTGCACAGTACAGAGGTAATACAGAGCAAAAGCAGCGTACTAGAGATAATCCTTCCTCCACCACTGGTGAAACCTTGAACCTCTCCCTGCTTCGTCAAGCAAATGAGGAAACCGGGTTGGGGGGAGTATGTGTGCTTGTGACAAGTGACAGGTCTGGTTTTTGGAAGCTAAGCTTAAACCCGGCATCAACAGGGCACCATCCTATCAGTTTAGATGGTTCCTGAAGACCAACTGCATGATGCAGTCACATGGCtaatgaggaggaggaagctgTTGTTATGGCACAGAAAATAAATTGAGCTGAATAGGAACCAACAACTCTCTAAAGCCATATTTCAGCCAACCCACCAAACCAGGTCCTGGTCTGGGGGTCCCTTTCCCAGGCTTTCAAAATGTGCATGGCTCCTCACAAATGGAGTCTGCCTTTCATCTAGGAAGGAGTACGGGGGAAGAGTTGAGAAGAAAGAACCCTAGGTTGTCAG
Above is a window of Canis lupus baileyi chromosome 25, mCanLup2.hap1, whole genome shotgun sequence DNA encoding:
- the ASB8 gene encoding ankyrin repeat and SOCS box protein 8 isoform X1, whose amino-acid sequence is MSSSMWYIMQSIQSKYSLSERLIRTIAAIRSFPHDNVEDLIRGGADVNCTHGTLKPLHCACMVSDADCVELLLEKGAEVNALDGYNRTALHYAAEKDEACVEVLLEYGANPNALDGNRDTPLHWAAFKNNAECVRALLESGASVNALDYNNDTPLSWAAMKGNLESVSILLDYGAEVRVINLKGQTPISRLVALLVRGLGTEKEDSCFELLHRAVGHFELRKNGTMPREVARDQQLCEKLTVLCSAPGTLKTLSRYAVRRSLGLQYLPDAVKGLPLPASLKEYLLLVE
- the ASB8 gene encoding ankyrin repeat and SOCS box protein 8 isoform X2, producing MVSDADCVELLLEKGAEVNALDGYNRTALHYAAEKDEACVEVLLEYGANPNALDGNRDTPLHWAAFKNNAECVRALLESGASVNALDYNNDTPLSWAAMKGNLESVSILLDYGAEVRVINLKGQTPISRLVALLVRGLGTEKEDSCFELLHRAVGHFELRKNGTMPREVARDQQLCEKLTVLCSAPGTLKTLSRYAVRRSLGLQYLPDAVKGLPLPASLKEYLLLVE